In a single window of the Paenibacillus sp. MMS20-IR301 genome:
- a CDS encoding VOC family protein: protein MGYQAGQLFVNLPVNNLQESIKFFTALGFEFNPQYTDENATCMIINGNTFAMLLTKEFFGTFTSKSIIDTAGHTEVILAFSAASRAEVDELVHKALEAGGKPFNDPVDHGFMYNWSFQDIDGHLWEVMYMEQGAE from the coding sequence ATGGGATACCAGGCAGGCCAGCTTTTTGTCAATTTACCGGTGAATAATCTGCAGGAATCAATCAAGTTCTTTACCGCTTTGGGGTTCGAATTCAACCCGCAATACACGGATGAGAATGCGACCTGTATGATCATCAATGGCAATACATTTGCTATGCTGCTGACGAAAGAATTCTTCGGCACCTTTACCTCGAAGTCAATTATTGATACTGCCGGGCATACGGAGGTTATTCTTGCGTTCTCCGCAGCAAGCAGGGCAGAAGTGGACGAGCTGGTGCATAAAGCACTGGAAGCCGGCGGTAAACCGTTCAATGATCCGGTCGATCACGGTTTCATGTATAACTGGAGCTTCCAGGATATCGACGGGCATCTGTGGGAAGTTATGTACATGGAACAAGGTGCAGAGTAA
- a CDS encoding class I SAM-dependent methyltransferase: protein MDKRLTFNENAANYDRWRPLYCEALFRDVLAYSRIGQDCQTVEIGIGTGQATGPFVRTGCSLTAVELGGELAAYSRQKFQQFSNFKVTHTSFEAFECPEASIDLIYSATAFHWIPESAGYPKVFRLLKPGGTVALFWNRPYVGREDDALHQSIQQIYHKYRPSGQKLIEYDTSKYDAVSNSLRTYGFEDVRLKLYHMTRSFTAPDYIALLNTYSDHRTMPSADKEGLEQEIAAAIIHAGNILHVYDTIDLHLARK, encoded by the coding sequence ATGGATAAGCGGCTAACGTTCAATGAGAATGCGGCGAACTACGACCGGTGGAGACCCCTCTACTGTGAAGCACTATTCAGGGACGTACTGGCTTACTCCCGGATTGGGCAGGACTGCCAGACGGTTGAAATCGGTATTGGAACCGGTCAGGCGACCGGACCGTTTGTCCGGACCGGCTGCAGCCTGACGGCAGTTGAACTGGGCGGGGAGCTTGCAGCGTATTCCCGGCAAAAGTTTCAGCAATTCTCCAATTTTAAGGTGACCCATACTTCATTTGAAGCATTTGAATGCCCGGAAGCCAGTATAGATCTTATCTATTCGGCTACGGCCTTCCATTGGATCCCGGAATCGGCAGGCTATCCTAAGGTATTCCGGTTGCTTAAGCCCGGCGGCACTGTGGCGCTGTTCTGGAACCGGCCGTATGTAGGGCGTGAGGATGATGCATTGCATCAGAGCATCCAGCAGATCTATCACAAATACCGCCCGTCCGGCCAGAAATTAATAGAATATGATACAAGTAAATATGATGCTGTCAGCAACAGCTTGCGTACATACGGGTTCGAGGATGTCCGGCTCAAGCTGTATCATATGACCAGAAGTTTTACTGCGCCGGACTATATCGCATTACTCAATACATACTCAGATCATAGAACCATGCCATCTGCAGACAAAGAAGGGCTTGAGCAAGAGATCGCTGCTGCCATAATACATGCCGGAAATATTCTCCATGTATATGACACAATTGATCTGCATTTGGCGAGGAAATAA
- a CDS encoding zinc dependent phospholipase C family protein, producing the protein MPNIWMHIQYGQQLAGEFSSRFPFLSSLEQYSKLYNLGCQGPDYLLYHSFLPWRQDIGALHLGDLMHSQHCGPVLLDFWKAARMLKGEEAAQTQLYFLGFLTHHLLDRNLHPYINWKAGYKYRDHQRFEIDLDMLFMKRLRGINIWQHPAWTLIDSGPQLAAPVHHILHTTAQNHYPEAMRGLSEEIWHSSYRDMVLAHRYLYDPKGWKKALTWGRTRRLFTRRLSSREQQLDYLNEQHAEWRHSAVHSEVRTESVPELWEQALAEGRIVLGALADWLDCTNAPDAQHKLEQFSLLLGNRSYDTGKECSLNLQNIYAEPIWTALEDGCSRKKRPVSRTLT; encoded by the coding sequence ATGCCTAATATTTGGATGCATATACAATACGGACAACAGCTGGCCGGGGAATTCAGCAGCCGTTTCCCGTTTCTCAGCAGCCTGGAGCAGTACAGTAAACTGTATAATCTTGGATGCCAAGGACCGGATTACCTATTATATCACAGCTTTCTGCCGTGGAGACAGGATATAGGCGCGCTTCATCTCGGGGACCTGATGCATTCACAGCACTGCGGCCCGGTACTCCTTGATTTCTGGAAAGCAGCCCGCATGCTGAAAGGGGAGGAGGCGGCTCAGACTCAGCTCTACTTCCTTGGTTTCCTCACTCACCATCTGCTGGACCGGAATCTGCATCCCTACATTAACTGGAAAGCCGGTTACAAATACCGTGACCACCAGCGGTTCGAAATTGATCTGGACATGTTGTTCATGAAGCGGCTGCGGGGTATCAACATCTGGCAGCATCCGGCCTGGACCCTGATTGACTCCGGCCCGCAGCTGGCGGCGCCTGTTCATCACATTCTTCATACTACTGCGCAGAACCATTATCCGGAGGCCATGCGCGGTCTGTCTGAGGAGATCTGGCACAGCTCGTACCGGGACATGGTGCTGGCCCACAGATACCTGTACGACCCTAAAGGCTGGAAAAAAGCCCTGACCTGGGGCAGAACCCGGCGGCTGTTCACACGCAGGCTGTCCTCCCGGGAGCAGCAGCTTGATTACCTGAATGAACAGCATGCCGAGTGGCGTCATTCTGCAGTGCATTCAGAGGTCCGGACGGAATCTGTACCGGAGCTTTGGGAGCAGGCGCTGGCCGAAGGCCGCATTGTACTGGGCGCGCTGGCTGACTGGCTGGACTGCACGAATGCCCCGGATGCACAGCATAAGCTGGAGCAGTTCAGCCTCTTGCTGGGCAACCGTTCATACGATACCGGCAAGGAATGCAGCCTCAACCTGCAGAACATTTATGCCGAACCTATATGGACAGCACTGGAAGACGGTTGTTCACGCAAAAAACGCCCGGTTTCCCGGACGCTCACTTGA
- a CDS encoding glycosyltransferase family 1 protein, which translates to MRLAVFTDTFLPQTNGVARTLGRLTEHLHRRGIEHLLFTPRSAPENSYPDPVRPIASIPFFLYPECRLALPGMSAIQHDLNAFAPDLLHLATPFNIGLAGLRYARKRQLPHVASYHTHFDRYLEYYRMRGMIPLYWKYMKWFHRSCDAVLAPSEETIASLRGEGFSGLRLWSRGVDCHLYSPEKRSTDLRERYGSGASLLLLYVGRIAPEKDLTTLLGAMQLLPESTRSQVQLLIVGDGPLLPELRPQAPENVIFTGAKHGEELAELYASADLFVFPSCTETFGNVVLEAMASGLPVVAADAGGTRELVVPGATGSLFAPRDPVAMAHGIAELAAQHSRRTSMGREGRRLALRRSWDTIFDGLIDNYAEVIENRRIKGRTDIFTA; encoded by the coding sequence ATGCGTCTGGCAGTATTCACGGATACTTTTCTTCCGCAAACGAATGGTGTAGCCCGTACACTTGGCCGGTTAACAGAGCATTTGCACCGCCGGGGAATCGAGCATCTGCTGTTCACTCCTAGATCTGCCCCGGAGAACAGCTATCCTGACCCCGTCCGGCCCATTGCCAGCATCCCTTTTTTCCTGTACCCCGAGTGCAGGCTCGCCCTCCCGGGTATGTCTGCCATCCAGCATGATCTGAATGCTTTCGCCCCGGATTTGCTCCATTTGGCTACCCCGTTCAACATTGGCCTGGCCGGCCTCCGTTATGCCCGCAAGCGGCAGCTTCCCCATGTCGCCTCCTATCACACCCATTTCGACCGTTACCTGGAATACTACCGGATGCGGGGCATGATTCCGCTCTACTGGAAGTACATGAAGTGGTTTCACCGTTCCTGCGATGCTGTGCTCGCTCCCTCTGAGGAGACTATCGCCTCTCTGCGCGGAGAGGGGTTCAGCGGACTGCGGCTGTGGTCCCGTGGTGTTGATTGCCATCTCTACTCGCCGGAGAAGCGGAGCACAGACCTGCGGGAGCGTTACGGCAGCGGCGCTTCTCTGCTGCTGCTCTATGTCGGGCGGATTGCCCCGGAAAAAGACCTCACCACCCTGCTCGGCGCCATGCAGCTGCTGCCGGAATCCACGCGCAGCCAAGTGCAGCTGCTGATCGTCGGAGACGGGCCGCTGCTGCCCGAGCTGCGGCCGCAGGCACCCGAGAATGTCATATTCACCGGTGCGAAGCATGGCGAAGAGCTGGCGGAGCTGTACGCCTCGGCAGATCTCTTCGTCTTCCCATCGTGCACGGAAACGTTCGGCAATGTCGTGCTCGAAGCCATGGCTTCGGGCCTGCCGGTGGTTGCCGCAGATGCCGGCGGCACCAGGGAGCTGGTCGTTCCCGGTGCCACCGGGAGCCTGTTCGCCCCCCGCGATCCGGTGGCGATGGCGCACGGGATTGCTGAGCTGGCTGCTCAGCACAGTCGGCGGACATCCATGGGCCGCGAAGGGCGTCGCCTTGCGCTCAGACGCTCGTGGGACACTATTTTTGACGGCCTGATTGACAATTATGCCGAGGTGATTGAAAACCGCAGGATTAAGGGCAGAACAGATATTTTTACAGCTTAA